In Pelmatolapia mariae isolate MD_Pm_ZW linkage group LG13, Pm_UMD_F_2, whole genome shotgun sequence, a genomic segment contains:
- the gpr137ba gene encoding G protein-coupled receptor 137Ba has protein sequence MEALAEEKGLWASDDSQPLPTLSPAVPPYVTLGLTVVYTVFYSLLFIFIYIQLWLVLRYRHKRFSYQTVFLFLCLLWSALRTVLFSFYFKNFVTANTLGPFPFWLLYCFPVCLQFFTLCLMNLYFAQVIFKAKSKYAPELLKYRLPLYLTFLFISLVFLVVNLVCALLVRMSSAEAHTIVLVRVAINDTLFVLCAISLALCLYKIAKMSLANIYLESKGTSVCQVTVIGAIVILLYASRACYNLVVLALSNKSINSFDYDWYNVSDQADLQSTLGDTGYIVFGVILFVWELLPTSLVVFFFRVRQPKLDRSGTGLPGHVFSSRAYFFDNPRRYDSDDDLAWSVMPQNIQASLAADSYEWGSQSGGIGAYIGDDSYNFTPPEELSHY, from the exons ATGGAGGCTCTGGCGGAGGAGAAGGGGCTCTGGGCGTCGGACGACTCGCAGCCCCTGCCTACTTTGAGCCCGGCCGTGCCACCCTACGTCACTTTGGGCCTGACGGTGGTCTACACCGTCTTCTACTCTctcctcttcatcttcatctacaTCCAGCTCTGGCTGGTCCTGCGGTACCGACACAAGCGCTTCAGCTACCAGACCGTGTTCCTGTTTCTGTGCCTGCTGTGGTCGGCGCTGCGCACCGTGCTCTTCTCCTTCTACTTCAAGAACTTTGTCACGGCCAACACTCTGGGACCCTTTCCCTTCTGGCTGCTCTATTGCTTCCCCGTTTGCCTGCAGTTCTTCACACTCTGCCTCATGAACCTGTACTTTGCGCAG GTTATTTTTAAGGCAAAGTCCAAATATGCACCAGAGCTTTTGAAGTACAG GCTGCCACTGTATCTCACCTTCCTGTTCATCAGCCTGGTGTTTTTAGTTGTCAATTTGGTGTGCGCCCTGCTGGTGAGGATGTCCTCTGCAGAAGCCCACACCATCGTGCTGGTGAGGGTCGCGATCAACGACACGCTCTTCGTCCTGTGCGCCATCTCGCTGGCCTTGTGTCTTTACAAGATCGCCAAGATGTCGCTGGCCAACATTTACCTGGAGTCCAAG gGGACATCAGTGTGCCAGGTGACGGTTATAGGAGCCATCGTCATCCTTCTGTACGCATCCAGGGCCTGCTACAACCTGGTGGTGTTGGCGCTCTCAAACAAGAGTATTAACTCCTTTGACTATGACTGGTACAACGTTTCAGACCAG gcaGACCTACAGTCGACTCTGGGCGACACCGGCTACATCGTCTTCGGAGTGATCTTGTTCGTGTGGGAGCTGCTCCCCACATCTCTTGTCGTTTTCTTCTTCAGAGTTCGACAGCCTAAACTGGACAGG AGCGGCACTGGGCTTCCTGGTCACGTCTTCTCCTCTAGGGCCTATTTCTTTGACAACCCGCGGCGTTACGACAGTGACGATGACCTAGCGTGGAGCGTAATGCCTCAAAACATCCAAGCCAG TCTCGCCGCCGACAGTTATGAGTGGGGGAGCCAAAGCGGCGGCATCGGCGCCTACATCGGCGATGACAGTTACAACTTCACTCCTCCAGAGGAGCTCAGCCACTACTGA